A genomic window from Silene latifolia isolate original U9 population chromosome Y, ASM4854445v1, whole genome shotgun sequence includes:
- the LOC141629211 gene encoding uncharacterized protein LOC141629211 has translation MARTKKHNNNPKLNSQKHKNTFISSEIKDLQSNELDNELDIQDDIQENLEIASSSTGKRQDAASCSHSVPSKPRISVEDVSGEIEFWSTAVYCFIIGARPPWMVVSGFIKRVWSGFAIDKISFMTNGIFIVRFKTKEHQQKALDYGPLMFDSKPVIVNEWRPEACLVKHDVQVIPIWVKLQGLDIKFWGMNSLKKIGGSIGKVLKCDENTSRRNFLSFPRLLIEVKRDQDFPKDIVFVDELGKDQCVQVEYEWLPISCLKCKGIGHSQEQCKIDSKKAAPKKVWKPMGPRPGKPADPKPGTRQPTGPKPGVRKNGVPTMGQIGVPVVVQHQGMGPKEKTPMSLPLVSPVITPVVPPVRRNFPTPARIFSRLARADPPAASPSGIKGPGFTFMDALNSAIQISMRKLDGMGTNNVGLFGLLETRVRCSNWNKVHNNVCSDWAICTNNSSHKGGRIWLIWKPSLFTINVLEVTAQSIFAEVMDNAKGVMFRLTVVYGFNRLAERSALWTALKSHAVRGSSPWVVFGDFNNVLFPDERIGTDISWAEIKHFQETCNACGLVTVKTIGNFFTWNNKHEAGSRVFSRIDRVLGNDDWGIEFPDCVAKFLPEGLYDHSPCLITLREQYDRCPRPFKYFNMWALADDFMEVVSHTWEIGVPGTPMFCLATKLKWLKKSLKGLNQEGFHNIEHTYSLAHKALLLLQEELQSKPENSELCDNERLVAKEVARLLKAKHQFLSQKAHMQWIEDGDDNTAFFHASIKRRRAVNKVFQIRDTTGVLHEDPAGINKAFEMYYLELLGTAKKT, from the exons AATTAAAttctcaaaaacacaaaaatacgtTTATATCTTCTGAGATTAAGGATCTGCAATCGAATGAGTTAGATAATGAGCTTGATATTCAAGATGATATACAGGAGAATTTGGAAATTGCATCGAGTTCAACTGGAAAGAGGCAGGATGCAGCGAGTTGTTCCCATTCAGTACCGTCGAAGCCTCGAATCTCTGTTGAGGACGTTTCAGGTGAGATTGAATTCTGGTCAACTGCTGTCTATTGCTTTATTATTGGTGCGCGGCCACCATGGATGGTGGTGAGTGGGTTTATTAAGCGTGTCTGGTCTGGATTTGCGATTGATAAGATATCGTTCATGACGAATGGTATCTTTATTGTTCGGTTTAAGACAAAGGAGCATCAACAGAAGGCGTTAGATTATGGTCCGCTTATGTTTGATAGTAAACCAGTTATAGTTAATGAATGGAGGCCTGAAGCATGTCTTGTTAAGCATGATGTGCAGGTTATCCCAATCTGGGTTAAGTTGCAGGGCTTGGATATTAAGTTCTGGGGGATGAATAGTCTTAAGAAAATTGGGGGTAGTATTGGGAAGGTGCTTAAATGCGATGAGAACACTTCTCGTAGGAATTTCCTGAGTTTTCCTAGGTTGCTTATTGAGGTGAAGAGGGATCAGGATTTTCCTAAGGACATTGTGTTTGTGGATGAACTTGGGAAGGATCAATGTGTGCAGGTTGAATATGAGTGGCTTCCAATCTCTTGTCTTAAGTGCAAAGGGATTGGGCACTCTCAAGAACAGTGTAAAATTGATTCAAAGAAGGCTGCACCCAAGAAAGTGTGGAAACCTATGGGACCTAGGCCTGGTAAGCCTGCTGATCCTAAGCCTGGGACCAGACAGCCTACTGGTCCTAAGCCTGGGGTTAGAAAGAATGGTGTACCTACTATGGGACAGATTGGTGTGCCTGTTGTGGTCCAGCATCAGGGTATGGGGCCTAAGGAGAAAACTCCTATGAGCTTGCCTTTGGTGAGTCCTGTGATTACTCCTGTGGTTCCCCCTGTGAGGAGAAACTTTCCTACTCCTGCTCGCATTTTTTCTAGATTGGCTAGAGCTGATCCTCCTGCAGCTAGTCCTTCTGGAATTAAGGGGCCTGGTTTCACATTTATGGATGCCCTCAATTCTGCAATTCAGATTTCTATGAGGAAGTTGGATGGAATGGGGACT AATAATGTTGGGTTATTTGGTCTTCTTGAAACTAGGGTTAGATGTAGTAATTGGAATAAAGTGCATAATAATGTTTGTAGTGATTGGGCTATTTGCACTAATAATTCTAGTCATAAAGGTGGTCGGATATGGTTAATTTGGAAACCTAGCTTGTTTACTATCAATGTTCTGGAGGTTACTGCTCAGAGTATTTTTGCAGAGGTGATGGATAATGCTAAGGGTGTTATGTTTAGACTTACTGTGGTATATGGCTTCAATAGGCTTGCTGAGAGGTCTGCCTTATGGACTGCTTTGAAAAGTCATGCTGTTAGGGGTAGTAGTCCTTGGGTAGTGTTTGGGGACTTTAATAATGTGTTATTTCCTGATGAAAGGATAGGTACTGATATTAGTTGGGCTGAAATTAAGCACTTCCAGGAGACTTGCAATGCCTGTGGTCTGGTAACTGTTAAGACTATTGGTAATTTTTTTACCTGGAATAATAAGCACGAAGCTGGCTCTAGGGTGTTTAGTAGGATTGATAGAGTTTTGGGAAATGATGATTGGGGCATTGAGTTTCCTGATTGTGTGGCTAAGTTCCTTCCTGAGGGGTTATATGACCATTCTCCTTGTCTTATTACCCTCAGGGAGCAGTATGATAGGTGTCCTCGCCCAtttaaatactttaatatgtgggcacttgctgatgatttcatggagGTAGTCAGTCATACTTGGGAGATTGGTGTTCCAGGGACTCCTATGTTCTGTCTGGCTACTAAGTTAAAATGGTTAAAAAAGTCTCTGAAGGGGCTCAATCAGGAGGGGTTTCATAATATTGAGCATACATATAGCTTGGCTCATAAAGCTTTGCTTCTGTTGCAAGAGGAGTTGCAGAGTAAGCCTGAGAATTCTGAGTTATGTGATAATGAAAGATTAGTTGCTAAGGAGGTTGCTAGGCTTCTCAAGGCTAAGCATCAGTTTCTTAGTCAGAAAGCACATATGCAGTGGATTGAGGATGGTGATGATAACACAGCGTTCTTCCATGCTTCTATTAAAAGAAGAAGAGCTGTTAACAAAGTCTTTCAAATTAGGGATACTACTGGGGTGCTCCATGAGGATCCTGCTGGTATTAATAAAGCTTTTGAGATGTATTATCTGGAGTTGTTGGGGACGGCTAAGAAGACTTAG